The following proteins come from a genomic window of Salvia hispanica cultivar TCC Black 2014 chromosome 4, UniMelb_Shisp_WGS_1.0, whole genome shotgun sequence:
- the LOC125220130 gene encoding vacuolar iron transporter homolog 4-like, translating to MAAQNQLPISIPKDLPQMEEEINFSERAQWLRAAVLGANDGLVTIASLILGVGALKHDARAIILAGFAGLFAGACSMAIGEFVSVYTQLDIEKAQIKREKAAMAGNGEEAEREALPNPWQAAAASAIAFSLGAVLPLLVAAFVEDHRVREGVVVAATTAGLVGFGGAGAVLGRTKVVRSCVRVVVGGWMAMAITFGLTKLLGSSGFEM from the coding sequence aTGGCTGCTCAAAACCAGCTCCCAATTTCAATCCCCAAAGACCTCCCCCAAATGGAGGAAGAAATCAACTTCTCCGAAAGGGCCCAGTGGCTCCGAGCCGCAGTGCTCGGGGCCAACGACGGCCTAGTCACCATCGCTTCCCTAATCCTGGGCGTCGGAGCCCTAAAACACGACGCCCGGGCCATAATCCTGGCCGGCTTCGCCGGCCTCTTCGCCGGCGCTTGCAGCATGGCCATCGGCGAGTTCGTGTCGGTGTACACTCAGCTGGACATAGAGAAAGCTCAgatcaagagagagaaagcggCAATGGCCGGAAACGGTGAGGAGGCGGAGAGGGAGGCGCTTCCGAACCCTTggcaggcggcggcggcctCGGCCATCGCGTTCTCGCTGGGGGCCGTGCTTCCGCTGCTCGTGGCTGCGTTCGTGGAGGACCATAGGGTCCGGGAgggggtggtggtggcggcCACCACCGCGGGATTGGTGGGGTTTGGAGGGGCCGGGGCGGTGCTCGGGAGGACTAAGGTGGTGAGGTCTTGTGTGAGGGTGGTGGTGGGTGGGTGGATGGCTATGGCTATCACATTTGGTCTCACGAAGTTGCTCGGGTCGAGCGGATTTGAGATGTGA
- the LOC125218219 gene encoding vacuolar iron transporter homolog 4-like, with amino-acid sequence MANNIPNHLQILYLTQNAMTNLPQIKQETDYAAWLRAATLGANDGLVSISSLVMGIGATGAGSKATILTGFAALFAGSCSMAAAEFASVHSIDQTARTKRERRRSIPNYPLLAAMASALAFLMGGIVPLLAAAFVDDSRVGAGVVAAAGTLGMAAFGGAGAALGGTGLGGGCGRVVVGGWVAMGITFGLTKLVGDIGFGGVFNSVE; translated from the coding sequence ATGGCTAATAATATCCCAAACCACCTCCAAATCCTATACCTAACACAAAACGCCATGACCAATCTCCCTCAAATCAAACAAGAAACCGACTACGCCGCCTGGCTCCGAGCCGCCACGCTCGGAGCCAACGACGGCCTGGTCTCCATCTCATCCCTCGTGATGGGAATCGGAGCCACCGGAGCCGGCTCCAAAGCCACGATCCTCACGGGCTTCGCAGCCCTTTTCGCGGGCTCGTGCAGCATGGCCGCGGCCGAGTTCGCCTCCGTCCACTCCATAGATCAGACGGCTCGGacgaagagagagagaagaagatcGATTCCTAATTACCCTTTGCTCGCCGCCATGGCGTCGGCGCTTGCCTTCTTGATGGGAGGGATTGTGCCGTTGCTCGCGGCCGCGTTTGTGGATGACTCTAGGGTTGGGGCGGGGGTGGTGGCGGCCGCGGGGACGCTGGGGATGGCGGCCTTTGGCGGGGCCGGGGCGGCGCTCGGCGGGACGGGGTTGGGGGGTGGATGTGGGAGGGTGGTGGTGGGAGGGTGGGTGGCCATGGGCATCACTTTTGGTCTCACTAAGTTAGTTGGGGATATTGGTTTTGGTGGTGTGTTTAATAGTGTAGAATAG